One region of Endozoicomonas sp. Mp262 genomic DNA includes:
- a CDS encoding RHS repeat-associated core domain-containing protein, which produces MLKGSIFSTAASILCLGSSHKAFGLLIPSRQDDMEISPLLLEAIGFNGERIDPATGLYHLGQGYRTYNPALKRFHQFDSDASPFGRGGVNGYLYCFSNPVTFYDPTGRSPDWAAIGQGIAGLLIAIGEVV; this is translated from the coding sequence TTGCTAAAAGGCTCTATTTTTTCCACTGCCGCCTCTATTTTGTGTCTTGGGTCCAGCCATAAGGCCTTTGGTCTGTTAATACCCTCCAGGCAGGATGATATGGAGATTTCACCCCTGCTGTTAGAAGCTATCGGTTTTAATGGCGAAAGGATTGACCCTGCGACGGGGCTTTACCACTTGGGGCAGGGTTACCGAACCTATAATCCTGCCCTGAAGCGTTTTCATCAGTTTGATAGTGATGCCTCACCCTTTGGAAGGGGAGGGGTCAATGGTTATCTTTACTGCTTTAGTAACCCCGTTACTTTTTATGATCCCACGGGCCGCTCACCGGATTGGGCCGCTATAGGACAAGGTATTGCAGGCTTGTTAATTGCGATAGGTGAAGTGGTCTAA